A region of Catenibacterium mitsuokai DNA encodes the following proteins:
- the mraZ gene encoding division/cell wall cluster transcriptional repressor MraZ, giving the protein MFYGEYKHNLDTKGRLSIPAKFRGECGDHVYIMRGHEGCLDIYTEEGWQAYYEELKKLSNKKKEERAYLRMVTSRMNCSEFDKLGRINIPQVLRTHAHLEKECTIVGAGEHIEIWDTAKWEAFYDEYDDQFDELSERISENEE; this is encoded by the coding sequence ATGTTCTATGGCGAGTACAAGCACAATCTAGATACTAAAGGCCGTTTGAGCATTCCTGCTAAGTTCCGCGGAGAATGCGGAGATCATGTCTATATCATGAGAGGCCACGAAGGCTGCCTTGATATTTATACGGAAGAAGGCTGGCAGGCTTATTATGAAGAGTTAAAGAAACTCTCTAATAAGAAGAAAGAAGAACGTGCTTATTTGCGTATGGTGACTTCACGTATGAATTGCAGTGAATTTGATAAATTAGGTCGTATCAATATTCCCCAGGTATTACGTACACATGCTCATTTAGAGAAGGAGTGTACTATTGTTGGTGCTGGTGAACATATTGAAATATGGGATACTGCCAAGTGGGAAGCATTCTATGATGAATATGATGACCAGTTTGATGAATTATCAGAAAGAATATCAGAAAATGAGGAATGA
- the rsmH gene encoding 16S rRNA (cytosine(1402)-N(4))-methyltransferase RsmH: MFEHYSVLLDETIDALNIKEDGIYVDCTLGGGGHSSRILEKLTTGHLYCFDQDAHAIEAARERMSQISDNFTIIHANFKEIKARLSMEGVYKVDGIVFDLGVSSPQFDNAERGFSYNTDARLDMRMNQEQPLSAYEVVNNYSYQDLVTILYKYADEKFAKSIARMIEKERQVKPIETTFELVEIVKKAIPARARRTGGHPAKRTFQAIRIEVNDELNVFERALTDSLDLLNVGGRVAVISFHSLEDKITKYMFNEKTAVPDLPMGMPVIPEEYQPHFKKVTRKPIVADEKELSENRRSHSAKLRVIERIRDE, from the coding sequence ATGTTTGAACACTATAGTGTATTATTAGATGAAACAATTGATGCATTAAATATAAAAGAGGATGGCATTTATGTGGATTGTACTCTAGGAGGAGGCGGACATAGTTCCCGTATTCTAGAAAAACTGACAACAGGGCATTTATACTGTTTTGATCAGGACGCACATGCAATTGAGGCAGCAAGAGAAAGAATGTCTCAAATTTCGGATAACTTTACAATCATCCATGCGAATTTTAAGGAAATTAAAGCAAGACTTTCGATGGAAGGTGTTTATAAGGTGGATGGCATTGTATTTGATTTGGGTGTATCATCTCCACAGTTTGATAATGCTGAAAGAGGATTTAGCTACAATACAGATGCAAGACTTGATATGCGTATGAATCAGGAACAGCCATTAAGTGCCTATGAAGTGGTGAATAACTACTCTTATCAGGATTTAGTGACTATTTTATATAAGTATGCAGATGAGAAGTTTGCAAAATCAATCGCAAGAATGATTGAAAAAGAAAGACAGGTTAAGCCTATTGAAACAACTTTTGAATTAGTGGAAATTGTGAAAAAGGCAATTCCAGCACGTGCAAGACGTACGGGTGGTCATCCAGCTAAACGTACATTCCAGGCTATTCGTATTGAAGTCAATGATGAGTTAAATGTATTTGAACGTGCTTTGACAGATTCATTAGATTTATTGAATGTAGGTGGACGTGTTGCAGTCATCAGTTTCCATTCGTTGGAAGATAAGATCACTAAGTATATGTTTAATGAAAAGACTGCAGTACCAGACTTGCCGATGGGTATGCCCGTTATTCCGGAGGAATATCAGCCTCATTTTAAGAAAGTAACAAGAAAACCTATTGTGGCAGATGAAAAAGAATTATCTGAGAACAGACGTTCTCATTCAGCTAAATTAAGGGTTATAGAAAGGATACGTGATGAATGA
- a CDS encoding penicillin-binding protein, giving the protein MKKSRNRSGQVVMLVFLFMMIILGINVCYLCTTGKTMISSVNVRDFAKNRGGGQVTKVVQAARGTIYTSDNEIVASDVKKYKLRAILAKRVNAKEEPQYVVDKNKTAELLAPILGVSKETVLLRLNQNTYQVEFGNYGRNLSSITKEKIQSLELPGLEFDEVTSRNYRFGDFASYEVGYAAVAAETDPYNIVGQMGIEKSYNNWLKGTNGERIYLVDSKRNTLPNGVISDKKAVSGNDVYLTINSTLQTELDSLMKDMQENTHATKACAAVMNVKTGALLAISNYPSFDPNKRNFSNYNDTFLNEAFECGSVFKPFVYANALTDGVLDLDSKYNSGTYDYISNGRVIATIHDHNRTGWGRITYRDGLYHSSNTAICHILAEHTNMSSLIEDYKNLGLFQTSKVDGLSSGSGVKGFDGKTKSLEYFTTGFGQGSSITTLQLLRGYSAFANDGRTVEPYLVEKVVNPTNGKTLYSAKTSYSKKIYSTEAVAQIRTLLYGVVNIDGSTGRDYKDSSVEIIGKTGTGQIAENGAYSSTKHTHSFVGMAPYRDPEVEVIVWFQNANSGTNYSGALVKSIIKSALNILSKDTEKVNTTPYVLNNYMNQSTQYVEGILKKHSLTPVVIGDGSTVIGQYPSGTTEVTTGSKVLVLTDGQKYTMPSMLGWSRKEAEAFASLTGVEIKMNGLGSIYAQSITKGTELKQGTVIELYAK; this is encoded by the coding sequence ATGAAGAAATCTAGAAATAGAAGTGGTCAGGTTGTTATGCTTGTATTTCTCTTTATGATGATTATCTTAGGAATCAATGTCTGTTATTTGTGTACAACAGGTAAGACAATGATCAGTAGTGTCAATGTGAGAGACTTTGCGAAAAATCGTGGAGGAGGACAAGTGACTAAGGTTGTTCAGGCAGCCCGCGGTACTATTTATACAAGTGATAATGAAATTGTGGCCTCTGATGTAAAAAAATATAAGTTAAGAGCTATTCTTGCAAAACGTGTTAATGCAAAGGAGGAACCTCAATATGTAGTGGATAAGAATAAGACAGCGGAGTTATTAGCACCTATTCTAGGTGTTTCAAAAGAAACAGTCTTATTACGTCTTAATCAGAATACATATCAGGTAGAGTTTGGTAACTATGGTCGTAATCTTTCTTCTATTACAAAAGAAAAGATTCAATCATTAGAATTACCAGGCCTTGAATTTGATGAAGTGACTTCTCGTAATTATCGTTTTGGTGATTTTGCAAGTTATGAAGTAGGATATGCAGCTGTGGCTGCAGAAACAGACCCTTACAATATCGTTGGGCAGATGGGTATTGAAAAGAGCTACAATAACTGGCTTAAAGGTACAAACGGTGAAAGAATCTACTTGGTAGATTCGAAACGCAATACATTGCCTAATGGTGTTATTTCTGATAAGAAGGCAGTAAGTGGTAATGATGTTTATTTGACAATCAATTCTACTCTTCAGACAGAACTGGATTCATTAATGAAAGATATGCAGGAAAATACGCATGCAACGAAAGCCTGTGCTGCTGTTATGAATGTGAAGACAGGTGCATTGCTGGCGATTTCTAACTATCCTTCATTTGATCCTAATAAACGTAATTTTTCAAATTATAATGATACATTCCTCAACGAAGCATTTGAATGTGGTTCAGTTTTCAAGCCATTTGTATATGCGAATGCTTTAACGGATGGTGTATTAGATTTAGATAGTAAATATAACTCAGGAACATATGACTATATATCTAATGGCCGTGTGATTGCGACAATTCATGACCATAATAGAACAGGATGGGGTCGCATTACTTATCGTGATGGTTTGTACCATTCTTCAAATACAGCTATTTGTCATATTCTTGCTGAACATACAAATATGTCCAGTCTTATTGAAGATTATAAGAATCTTGGATTATTCCAGACAAGTAAGGTGGATGGCTTGTCCTCAGGAAGTGGTGTAAAAGGCTTCGATGGTAAAACAAAGAGTCTTGAATATTTCACAACTGGGTTTGGTCAAGGGTCTTCTATCACGACATTACAGCTGTTAAGAGGTTATTCAGCATTTGCGAATGATGGACGTACAGTAGAGCCTTATTTAGTAGAAAAAGTTGTTAATCCAACAAATGGTAAAACACTTTATAGTGCCAAGACTTCTTATTCTAAGAAAATCTATTCTACTGAAGCAGTTGCACAGATTAGAACACTTCTTTATGGTGTTGTTAATATTGATGGTTCTACAGGTCGTGATTATAAGGATTCATCCGTTGAAATCATCGGTAAGACAGGTACTGGTCAGATTGCTGAAAATGGTGCTTATTCATCTACAAAACATACACATTCCTTTGTTGGTATGGCACCTTATCGTGATCCTGAGGTAGAAGTGATCGTCTGGTTCCAGAATGCAAATAGCGGTACAAATTATTCTGGGGCGCTTGTTAAGAGTATTATCAAATCGGCATTAAATATCTTAAGTAAAGATACTGAAAAGGTGAATACAACACCTTATGTATTAAATAACTATATGAACCAAAGTACGCAATATGTGGAAGGCATCTTAAAGAAGCATTCATTAACACCTGTTGTAATTGGCGATGGTTCTACTGTTATTGGACAGTATCCATCTGGTACAACTGAAGTAACAACAGGGTCTAAGGTTCTCGTGTTAACAGATGGACAGAAATATACAATGCCTTCGATGCTTGGCTGGTCTCGTAAAGAAGCAGAAGCCTTTGCGTCATTGACAGGTGTTGAAATTAAGATGAATGGTCTGGGCTCTATTTATGCTCAGAGTATTACAAAGGGAACTGAACTGAAACAAGGCACTGTTATTGAGCTTTATGCAAAATAA
- the mraY gene encoding phospho-N-acetylmuramoyl-pentapeptide-transferase, translated as MFLLMISFIVALALVLVAMPKVIPYLHKLKFGQVEREEGLASHKKKGGTPTMGGVVFIVAAVIAAYICHYQNFMNPYVNLLTFSLLGFGIIGFIDDYLIVVQHSNKGLKPSYKYAMQSVVAIAFYFLAKKFLPNFSTEIIIPIAHISVNLGWFYPIFVYFMFTAESNAVNLTDGLDGLATGLMIIALTPFVVFAILSKNVEAAIFGAALMGGLTGFLVFNAHPAKIFMGDCGSLALGGILAAFAVITKQELLVLIIGIVPLIETLSVCIQVISFKTRGKRVFKMAPIHHHFEMCGWSENKVVVTFWAVGFIAGIIGLLLGVL; from the coding sequence ATGTTTCTATTAATGATCAGTTTTATAGTGGCATTAGCGCTCGTACTTGTCGCAATGCCTAAGGTTATACCTTATCTACATAAATTAAAGTTTGGACAGGTAGAGCGAGAAGAGGGACTCGCTTCTCATAAGAAAAAGGGTGGTACACCTACAATGGGTGGTGTGGTATTCATTGTAGCTGCTGTGATTGCTGCTTATATCTGTCACTATCAGAATTTCATGAATCCTTATGTCAACTTATTGACATTCTCATTATTAGGATTCGGTATCATTGGATTTATTGATGACTATCTCATTGTTGTACAGCACAGCAATAAAGGCTTGAAGCCAAGCTATAAATATGCAATGCAGTCAGTTGTGGCAATTGCATTCTATTTCTTAGCGAAAAAATTCTTACCTAATTTCTCAACAGAAATTATTATTCCTATTGCTCATATTAGTGTGAATCTTGGATGGTTCTATCCAATCTTTGTTTATTTCATGTTTACTGCAGAATCGAATGCCGTAAATTTAACAGATGGATTAGATGGACTTGCAACAGGTCTTATGATCATTGCATTAACACCATTTGTCGTTTTTGCAATTTTAAGCAAGAATGTAGAAGCAGCTATCTTTGGGGCTGCATTAATGGGTGGTTTGACTGGTTTCTTAGTATTCAATGCACATCCAGCTAAGATTTTCATGGGTGATTGTGGTTCTCTTGCATTAGGTGGTATTCTTGCGGCATTTGCCGTCATCACTAAACAGGAACTTCTTGTGCTTATTATTGGTATTGTGCCACTCATTGAAACTTTATCTGTATGCATTCAGGTTATTTCATTTAAGACAAGAGGTAAGAGAGTCTTCAAGATGGCACCTATTCATCATCATTTTGAAATGTGTGGATGGAGTGAAAATAAGGTTGTTGTCACTTTCTGGGCTGTTGGATTTATTGCTGGTATTATTGGATTATTGTTAGGGGTGTTATAA
- the murD gene encoding UDP-N-acetylmuramoyl-L-alanine--D-glutamate ligase, giving the protein MFKGKKVLVLGLAKSGKAAVELLKFMHADITINESKKKEDIPEYDTYVSEGIEMVCGGQPDELFERDFDFVVKNPGINYHAPFILRLKERGIPVYTEIELGYKVAKKQHYIAVTGTNGKTTTVTLIYEILKAAGRKAHICGNYGIPYCEVVLNEHLYEEEGHDIVVEMSNFQLIDIEEFKPEVATVLNLTPDHLDYMDSLDEYYASKMRIYMNQDEKDLFINNSDDETLQSYLAKYPVPSRIETFSVKGQGDVELKDNAIYYKGQKVIDRDEIKIVGLHNVANMMVAIAACASVGVSLDSIHDTLAAFKGVEHRIEFVRELDGVRYYNDSKGTNTDAAVIAIKAFEKPVILLMGGHEKNLDLKDVREQNPLIKTLICFGETKERFSKDMAHPHTIVVDHMKDAILKAKEIAKEGDVVLLSPSTSSFDEFHSYVERGNVFKDIVNKL; this is encoded by the coding sequence ATGTTTAAAGGCAAAAAAGTACTTGTATTAGGACTTGCAAAAAGTGGAAAGGCAGCAGTTGAATTATTAAAGTTCATGCATGCTGATATCACTATAAATGAATCAAAGAAAAAAGAAGATATTCCTGAATATGACACATATGTGAGTGAAGGAATTGAAATGGTATGTGGCGGACAGCCAGATGAATTATTTGAAAGAGATTTTGACTTTGTAGTTAAGAATCCAGGTATTAATTATCATGCGCCATTTATCTTACGTTTAAAAGAACGTGGTATTCCTGTTTATACAGAAATCGAATTAGGCTATAAGGTGGCTAAAAAGCAGCATTATATTGCTGTGACAGGAACAAATGGAAAGACTACGACTGTAACTTTGATTTATGAAATCTTAAAAGCTGCAGGTCGCAAGGCACATATTTGCGGTAACTACGGTATTCCTTATTGTGAAGTCGTATTAAATGAACATTTATATGAAGAAGAAGGACATGATATCGTTGTTGAAATGTCTAACTTCCAGTTAATTGATATAGAAGAATTTAAGCCTGAAGTGGCTACTGTATTAAATTTAACACCGGATCATCTTGATTATATGGATTCTTTAGATGAATATTATGCATCTAAGATGCGTATTTATATGAACCAGGATGAGAAAGATTTATTTATTAATAATAGCGATGATGAGACTTTACAGTCATATTTAGCAAAGTATCCAGTTCCATCACGTATTGAAACATTTTCTGTCAAGGGACAGGGAGATGTAGAACTTAAAGACAATGCTATTTATTACAAAGGTCAGAAGGTTATTGATCGTGATGAAATCAAGATTGTTGGTTTGCATAATGTAGCCAATATGATGGTGGCTATTGCAGCATGCGCATCAGTAGGTGTCTCACTTGATTCTATACATGATACACTTGCAGCATTCAAGGGTGTAGAGCATCGTATTGAATTTGTAAGAGAACTTGATGGAGTACGTTATTATAATGACTCTAAAGGAACAAATACAGATGCCGCAGTGATTGCGATTAAAGCATTTGAAAAGCCTGTTATTTTATTGATGGGTGGTCATGAAAAGAATCTTGATTTAAAAGATGTAAGAGAACAGAATCCTCTTATTAAGACGTTGATCTGTTTTGGTGAAACAAAGGAACGTTTCTCTAAAGATATGGCACATCCTCATACTATTGTTGTAGATCATATGAAAGATGCTATTTTAAAAGCAAAAGAAATTGCCAAAGAAGGCGATGTTGTATTGCTTTCTCCTTCAACAAGTTCATTTGATGAATTCCATAGTTATGTTGAAAGAGGAAATGTCTTCAAGGACATCGTGAACAAGTTATAG
- the murG gene encoding undecaprenyldiphospho-muramoylpentapeptide beta-N-acetylglucosaminyltransferase — protein MKIIVSAGGTGGHIYPALALVDYIKKCDPDTEFLFVGTTDRLESQIVPQMGLNYRGLHVKGLVGNPLQKAKNALIFLKSLKSSKKILKEFNPDIVIGFGGYPSASIVLAATQKGYKTMIHEQNSIIGLTNKILIKRVDEIICCYEKALKAFPQDKTKLLGNPRASVVSEGVLKDVHDLYNIAPDRKVMVIVMGSLGSATVNAVMKDALHKMDHKDYDVLYVTGKTYYEKMKEELKDLSDSIHVLPYIDDMPSVLHSCDLAVSRAGATTLAEMTALGTASIIIPSPYVVANHQEYNARELVSKGAAHLILEKDLNADAFVEVVDQYMNNEEMRKELSQKALALGKPHACEDIYKEILKLTGGR, from the coding sequence ATGAAAATTATTGTAAGTGCTGGTGGAACAGGAGGACATATTTATCCTGCTCTTGCCTTAGTTGATTATATTAAAAAATGTGATCCAGATACAGAATTCTTATTTGTTGGAACAACAGATAGACTAGAGTCTCAGATTGTACCTCAGATGGGACTTAATTATCGTGGCTTACATGTAAAAGGTCTTGTAGGTAATCCTTTGCAGAAGGCAAAAAATGCTTTAATTTTCTTAAAGTCTTTAAAGTCTTCTAAGAAGATTTTAAAAGAATTCAACCCTGATATCGTGATCGGGTTTGGTGGATATCCAAGTGCATCCATTGTTTTAGCGGCAACTCAGAAGGGTTATAAGACAATGATTCATGAACAGAATTCCATCATTGGTTTAACAAATAAAATCTTAATTAAACGTGTAGATGAAATCATCTGCTGTTATGAAAAAGCTTTAAAAGCATTCCCTCAGGATAAGACTAAGCTACTTGGTAACCCTCGTGCTTCTGTTGTATCTGAAGGTGTACTTAAAGATGTACATGATCTTTATAATATTGCTCCTGATAGAAAAGTTATGGTGATTGTTATGGGATCATTAGGATCTGCAACGGTCAATGCAGTTATGAAGGATGCATTACATAAGATGGATCATAAAGATTATGATGTGCTTTATGTTACGGGTAAGACTTATTATGAAAAGATGAAGGAAGAACTTAAGGACTTAAGTGATTCTATTCATGTATTGCCTTATATTGATGATATGCCAAGCGTATTACATAGCTGCGATTTAGCAGTCAGTCGTGCAGGAGCTACAACTCTTGCTGAAATGACAGCACTTGGTACTGCATCTATTATTATTCCTAGCCCATATGTGGTAGCAAATCATCAAGAATATAATGCTCGTGAACTTGTCAGCAAGGGTGCAGCACATCTTATCCTTGAAAAGGATTTAAATGCAGATGCATTTGTAGAAGTCGTTGATCAGTATATGAACAATGAAGAAATGCGTAAAGAATTATCACAAAAAGCACTTGCTTTAGGTAAACCTCATGCATGTGAGGATATTTATAAAGAAATTTTAAAGTTGACAGGAGGACGCTAA